GAGCAAATGGATGGGTTGCTAATAAGATGCCCATGTAAGAAGTgtggtaatttaaaattttttagccCGGATGAAGTGATGCTTCACCTTTGTCGCAAAGGATTCACAGCCAATTATTTCAACTAGACATGTAATGGAGAGACAATGTgacatgaagaagaacaatttgTGGTTAATCAGTTGCTACAACAAACTAATTGGTGAGATCAAGGATTTAGAAACTTTGAAGACACAGGTTGTAGCTTTACCACACATTCGGACTTTGATGATCTACAAGAAAAACTACTTTTTGCTATGACCAGTTACCGTCGTAAAAACTTAAATGTCATCGTAAAAGGTTTTTTACGACGGCATATCACCGTCGCATGTCGTCGTATCTGCTTCCATCGCAAATGGTAGTTATTGCAACCAACCGTCGCAAAAACTAGTTTTTCCGACAACAAAAAGCCTTcgcaaaaatttttaaatctaattaatAATGCGATGAATTAAGGAGACGAAATGTTTTTGCAACGGCAACTATTTGTCGAAATTAGTGTTATTTGCGATGACATATTGATCATCACAAAAGATATTATTTGCAACAAAGAGTACGTTGTTGCAAAAGGTATTATTTGCAACAAAGATTAAGCCGTCGCAAAAAATAGTATTTGCAATAGAGTGTATGCCGTCGCAAAAGATATTATTTGCAACAAAGAATATATCATCGTAACAACTTATTATTTGTGACTGACTTTGTGTTGTTGCAAATAAGTGTTATTTGTGACCAATCGGTGTTGGTCgcaaatgaatatttttgtgTGTCCATCCAAATAAATCTTTTTGTGACCAAGTCGTTGCAAATGCTATATGGAAAAATGGATAGCATGCACCTAATTAATTCAAATCCtatattacaatataatttaaattatataacaacaaGCTCATACACAACAAGGTCATTTACCACAATATTGATTCAATTTAACATATGAACCTAATAATAGGTTAATATCGATTCATGTCTAACAAAATTaagtattataagattttacaaaacaatgacataataaaagttcaaaacataaaactaaATAAGTGTGAAGAATTAAGTGTTATAGACTTTTACAAAACATTAACTcaataaaagtttgaaaaatgaaatccAATAAGAGTTGGAAacatttaaaacatttaaatcttcaatcatcatcatcatcatcatcgtcatcttcacaactctcttcattttcattgtcatcatcatctttttcgGAATCTTCCTCCAAACTATTCTCATTGCCATCTTTTTCATTAACATTGCCATGATGAACATCTCTTACATTTTCTTGAGAATTAGCTATCACATCCCCAAGATCATTACCACCTCCCTACACACAAACATAATACATgcaaacaatttaaaattcaatagtacactattaaaatgaaattttgcaTTAAAGCCTAAGATGCATATAGGTTTGGTAcgagtattaaataatattagtcATGAGATAGTTAATTATAGGATTTTGTATATACTATAAACATAATAGTATTAAAGGAAAATGAATAAGATAACATAAGTGGAAAGAGAATGtgagataataaattaaaataacatataaataataaattacattaacaacaatctaaaaatcatataaagacaataattaaaaacattaaattatattattatacttGTGTAGCTAATTGTATATTAGATAATCCCAAACTTTGCAACACCGCTTAAACCATAACGGGTACTTGTTGTTGCAATTTATCAATTGTAGACTCCATTTGCTTGAAACGGTCCTCCCATTCTCTTTCCTTcatcttttgaatttctttgcaTCTTTTGCTACATGTTTGAGAGGAACTACTACCATACACATTTTTCCCTTGAATACCCGTACCTAATCCAAGAACACGACCATGACTAGGCTCTTCTGTAACATTGTGATATATTTCCTATTCATTTACTATTGAAACTTCAGACGTCGCAGTTGACCTAATATTATCCATTTGATCCTgccattgaaaaatataattataaacacTCATTACAATATTAAgacttaaacaataaaaaaaaacatttatacccATAGATCTTTTGCTTTCTCAGTAGCCCAACTCTCTCCATCCTTTTTAGTGtggaattttttaaagcaatcAATTGGGCCTAGCTCTGACCCTGTCTCTTTAACTTagggtaataaaaaaaatgatcaatttGAAAGGCATAAAATATGTATccattagaaaatattaaatagttaaacacaaaTATTAGTTACCATGTCACTCCTATGCTTGGCCATCGAAACTCTGCCAGTAGTATGAATGATTTGAGATTGTGATCGATTAATTTTATTCTTATCACTTTTGTGCTGCATACATAccaaaaatattagaatttcaCTTACTCTTAAtagaattaaaaacctaaaacaatttatatatatataaatattaaacctGCCAATTATCTCCCATCCATTTGTCTACCATTTCTTTCCACACATTAGAAGGAATGAAAGAAGGTGGGTGTTTGTAACAATCTTCTCGGGTTTCATGCTTCTCGAAAATTGGTTTCCTTATACGCAACATCCAATCAGAGTATCGACACTTAACTGAATTCTCAAATGCTtttttcacttcttcttcttctagttgATTATGTGAGAACCCCACGGCCAAATATCGAGCAAAAAGAGTATCTAGCTTTGATTTCGGATATTCAGAATAAGGTGTCCATGGACCGTTAATTTTTTGATGGAAGAGAACATGTATTACACTAATGGCTTTTGGTGTTATAATCCTgtatatttgtgaaaaaaataactcaGTACATTAAGATGTCTAAATCATAGAAGTTACAAAACTATGACAAGATATTTTGCAAATCATAGAAAATAATTTAGggcataaaaatattaaatcaacaatttattcatgagTAGTTACAGGATGGTATATTTTACCTATTGTCATATATCTCAACTTCAATTCCTTCTCCTGACTTGACACCTTTAGCCTTTCCTCTCACATTAACTTTTCAACaaagtcatccatgaatttaaaaatatttagagtTCAAtagataaagtatataaattaaaaatattatttcattacCTTTTCTATGTCTTTTATTTGGAGGTGCTGAAGAAGAACATATTTCATTTGAAGCTCGAGTAGATGATGGCAATGAACAGTCAAGATtaatttcaacattttcatcatcaaCTTGGTTTGGCGtttgattattttgtgtttctgaATTTGAATCATTTCTAACTCGTGCTTTTCCTTTCCTTGCCATCTTCAATATAAtcctataaaaaagaaaacaaatattaattcttaatacaaacatgaaaataaaagggaaaaaaaagaataacataAATGATAATTCagaaattatactaattaatgcTAACGTAACAAGATCaagatcaaagtaataaatacaaaataggtAAGATGACTCACCAAAATGAAGAATGTTAAAaggtatataataaatatgtgaaAAACTTCAATTACTCCACTATCATATCTTCAACTCCATGCTTATTCCAATCTATATCTTCAAAATCATCTTGTGAATGTGATTCACATACATTATAAACAACATATTCTTCTTGATATggctcttcttcattttctggaatTTCATAAAGATTTCTTGGTTTTATCTCACTGACAGTAGCCCATGTAGGATCTTTCaatcttttaatataataaacttGAGTCACTTGAGACGCCAAAATAAATGGTTCATTTGTATGTAGTTTTCGTGTCGTGTTGACACTAACAATCCCATAACGATCTTTTCTATAACCAATACCTTCCTGAGAAGTATCATACCAGTCACATCTAAATAATGTAACTTTGTTCCCTCCTGTATAACGAAGTTCAATTATATCCAATATTATTCCATAATATGACAACTCTCCTTCATTTCCTTATCCTTTAACCATAACGCCacaattttgagtttttttgttttcatctcgGTCTCTTGTGTGGAAACGAAACCCATTGATATTGTAGCCTAGATAGCAAATTACTCTTCGTTCAGGACCCCGTGCCAAAGCAAGCATATTTATATCTATtccttcatcattttcattatatgcATCACCAATCTGCGTAGTATATtgtacattaaaattttaataagttttcGATCTATGGAATTAGGGAACAAATATTAcagtaaaataattaacttactcGTTTGTGAAACCAGGAAGAGAATTCACATTTGTGAATCTCATCAATATTTCTAACTCCTTTTTCTGAGAGAATGTTCTTATGTTCACTataaaaatcatacaaaaaatttcaaaattaatttgactaataacatattataaatatgcaTACAAAAATGAAGTTACATTACCTAATAAATGATTGAACATCTTCACAATTTTGGAGGATGTAGATAATAGCCGCATTTCGTAAATCATTACTCAACTCTTGCATATTTGCCTTTCCAAAATGTTGCCCAAGCACACAAAAAATTTGGAAGGATGAGGTATTTTAGATAGTGAATCGCCGTCATAATTTCGTTCTGGACGATTAAACTTTGTTTCAATACCATGCAAGTATCGAGAACAAAATGTCAAGCATTCCTCCACTATATATCCTTCAGGAATGGATCCCTCAGGTCGTGATTTGTTACGAACATACCCCTTAAGTTTGTGCATATATCTAACAAAAAAACACTAGTTATAAATCTAAatgaatttgatttaaaaaaatgcaagtcATGAGAAGTTATGTGGGCATATACCTTTCAACGGAATACATCCATCGGTAATTCACAGGGTCACCAACTTTAGCTTCCCAAGCTAAGCGAATTGGAAGATGTACCATTATATCAAAAAATGaaggtgaaatttttttttccaacttacAAAGTGTTAATGCAATTTTCACTTGTAGCCGATCCAAATCttatgcttttaaaattttagagcacaaaactttaaaaaatatgcTTAATTCTGTCAAGGCATCAGAAACGACACGAGGTAATAAATCCCGCACAGCTAATGGAAGTAATCTCTCCAAGAACATATGACAATCATGTGTATTCATTCTAGAAATTTTACCATCTTTCACATTTACACATCTTGATAAATTTGATGAGTAACCATCAGGAAACTTGATTTGTTGCAACCACTGACACAAGGCTCTTTTCTCATCATTCGATAGCATATAACAAGAAGTGGGCAATACCATCTTTCCATTAGCTTCTTTTGGATGTAATGTATCCTTTGTTTTATCATCAATATTCATAAGTGTACCAATAATGTTGTTAAAAATGTTTTTCTCAATATGCATCACATCCAAATTATGCCCCAACTTTTGCTTATGCCAATAGGGTAGAGTAAAGAATATACTGTGTTTTTTCCAATTATGCTCGATTCCTTGCCCAGGAAGCTTTTGCCTCTTCTCTACTTTCCCAAACATTGTTTGCTTCATATGACGAAGTTGATTAAGGACATCATCACCATTTAACCGTTCTGGTGgagctttcttttcttttttaccaTCAAATTGTGATGTTTGTTCATGCCATTTATGATTTATCGGTAAAAATCGACGATGACCCATGTAACAAGTTTTGGAACCATTTCTTAATTGATAatagcatgtttttttattgcaacAAGGACATGCTAGATTTCCTTGAGTACTCTAACTAGAAACATAACCATACGCAGGAAAGCCATTTATAGTCCACATTAGTGCCgctttcatttgaaaatttgcTTTCATTGAAGCATTATATGTATCTGCCCCATGCTTCCACAAATCCTTCAATTCATCAATCATTGGCCTCATATAAACATCAATGTCCTGCCCCGGCCCTTTTGGCCATGGTATTAGTAAAGTTACAAATGAAAATGACTCTTTCATGGACATCCATGGTGGAAGATTATATGGAAACAAAATAATTGCCCAAATGCTATATGAAATGCTCATGTTTCCAAAAGGATTGAATCCATCTGTAGCTAAACCAAGCCTTACATTTCGAGGCTTCAAAGCAAATTcactataaatattatcaaaacttCTCCAAGACTCTGCATCTGCTGGATGACGAAGGACCCCATCATTTATGCGCTTTTCACTATGCCATCTCATATCTTTAGCTATTTTTGAGGACATAAAAATTCTTTGTAATCTTGGTGTAATTGGAAAATACCTTAATACTTTATTAgcaattcttttttctttggatGCACCACCTTTATCTGGTTTCCATCTTGAACGACCACAAACTGGACACTGGATTGCATCTGAATGTTCCTTGTAGTAGATAATACAATCATTCTGGCATGCATCAATTTTCTCATAATGTAGACCAAGATCACTTACCATTTTCTTTGCTTCATAGTTTGAATTTGGCATTGTTTTACACATGGGAAATGCATCCTAAAGCAAGGTTAGCAACATGTCAAATGAATTATTGCTCCAAGAATTCATGCACTTGATATGCATTAATTTCACCACAAAAGACAAGATGGAATACTTATCACAGCCAGGAAATAAAGGTTGTTTAGCATCAtctaataatttgaaatttttttttttgcatcttCATTGGGCTCTTGGGGTTCATTACTACTTTGTTCAATACCATCTGCCACATGGGGATAAATGTCATGTATCATATCAATCATATCATCAAccttttccatttccatttcACATAATTCCTCATCACAAGGTACTCTATCACTATCTTCATCCCCGCTATCTTCTTCACCACATAAATACCAAAAAGTATAACTCCTCATGATTCCTCTATATAATAAATGGATGTGTACTTCTTCTTTAGTTAATCGATATCTATTTGCAGCAGTCCACACAAGGacaattaatttttcatatcttCATCTTTCACATGATGAAAATGCATACTCAAGAAAAATTTTCCACCCCATTATAATATTCTATGCATGATCTGGTAGAAAGACTCATCCAAGACTTATCAATAGGCATTTTGATTTctacaaaattcaaaatcattACTTTTAGCATATGATTAacatataacatatttatttggTTCAATTTTTAtgcattgaaaataataataatataaagaaatacattTACAAATTAGAATAATATGGAAGTCTAAACAAATTTGTTACTAGTATACTAGCGCATCATATGGAGTCTAAACAATCAATTCATAGCGTTTTGTTTCAATTAAAAGCGAAATAAAACAAACTAACCTTATAAAA
This genomic window from Dioscorea cayenensis subsp. rotundata cultivar TDr96_F1 chromosome 20, TDr96_F1_v2_PseudoChromosome.rev07_lg8_w22 25.fasta, whole genome shotgun sequence contains:
- the LOC120251870 gene encoding uncharacterized protein LOC120251870; translated protein: MFNHLLVNIRTFSQKKELEILMRFTNVNSLPGFTNEIILKMARKGKARVRNDSNSETQNNQTPNQVDDENVEINLDCSLPSSTRASNEICSSSAPPNKRHRKVNVRGKAKGVKSGEGIEVEIYDNSTKVIRIKLIDHNLKSFILLAEFRWPSIGVTWLKRQGQS